A portion of the Pseudarthrobacter sp. L1SW genome contains these proteins:
- a CDS encoding excalibur calcium-binding domain-containing protein — MKKTLTLVVLAGLMLTGCGSKQAAVQATETATAVAAVAEAVTVPVVTGLTLDKAADQLEDLGLKVEAVDTIDGKSIILKKNWQVTSQDPANSASVPKGSTVHLGAASLEKIAAEKAAAEKAAAEKAAAEQAAAEKAAADKAAADQAAAQLAAEQAAAQKAAEAAAAQAAQQAAKPAPAPAPAAPAPSSVYYANCTAARAAGAAPVYAGTPGYGKHLDRDGDGIGCDK, encoded by the coding sequence ATGAAAAAGACACTGACACTAGTTGTGCTGGCAGGGCTAATGCTGACCGGGTGCGGCAGCAAGCAGGCAGCTGTGCAGGCTACAGAGACGGCAACTGCTGTTGCTGCGGTTGCAGAAGCCGTCACGGTTCCGGTGGTTACGGGCCTGACCCTGGATAAGGCAGCGGATCAGTTGGAAGATCTCGGGCTCAAGGTCGAGGCTGTGGACACCATCGACGGCAAGTCGATCATCCTCAAGAAGAACTGGCAGGTGACCTCCCAAGACCCCGCAAACAGTGCAAGCGTGCCGAAGGGCTCCACCGTGCACCTCGGCGCCGCGTCCCTTGAAAAGATTGCGGCGGAGAAGGCTGCAGCAGAGAAAGCCGCAGCAGAGAAGGCTGCCGCTGAACAGGCTGCTGCCGAGAAAGCCGCGGCCGATAAGGCGGCAGCGGACCAGGCCGCCGCGCAACTGGCGGCCGAACAGGCTGCAGCACAGAAGGCGGCGGAGGCAGCAGCTGCGCAGGCTGCACAGCAGGCCGCAAAGCCCGCTCCCGCTCCGGCACCTGCTGCGCCGGCGCCGTCGTCGGTCTACTACGCCAACTGCACTGCTGCCCGGGCGGCAGGAGCAGCACCGGTGTATGCCGGCACGCCGGGTTATGGAAAGCACCTCGACAGGGATGGCGACGGCATCGGGTGTGACAAGTAG
- a CDS encoding LVIVD repeat-containing protein: MGLSGATAHPDGQHGMDEGHLTGTGEFGKINLVDTVRLTNTPDLIADVSVSPDGNTAFLANWGEPDCAGPETGGQTSPDAGVYIVDITGVDQGSAGAEPKQVGFIPSHQDSRPGEGLQVVNISTASFTGEVLVVNNEACGKNGKGGVSLFDVTDPLNPKKLSENFGDRAPGSRDSNEIHSVFAWDAGDKAYVVMTDNEEATDVDILDITNPHRPRLVAEYDLNTFNVDQPELGLTDSFLHDMVVKEINGHFIMLLSYWDGGYVLLNVDDPANAVFLGDSEFAAVDPQLLESLGVSLTPEGNGHQAEFTADNRFIISTDEDFAPYRTDDFKITSGAHQGTYPSVMVSGGQAPAILEDLTLNGPVVYGGYACPDSAAVPTPESIPGYVESLTPGEETTLVLQRGPVGDPSAPEGACFPGEKAHAAALAGWDAVLFVNHHTGEAAPGEPFCGSGGFEDEIVAVCTTHAAFHRLFDLAPLDAPWTYPENLSIGTVGADIEVGSVFDGWGYVHLLDAATLQELDTFAIPEAHDPAHALTSGDLSVHEVAVDPQDPSLAYLSYYSGGLRAVQIQCTDPADNTTCELVEVGGYLDPAGNDFWGVETFVGEDGVTYVLGSDRDSGLWIFTDP; the protein is encoded by the coding sequence ATGGGACTCTCGGGCGCCACCGCCCACCCGGACGGCCAGCACGGCATGGACGAGGGGCATCTCACCGGGACCGGGGAGTTCGGGAAGATTAATCTGGTGGATACTGTCCGCCTGACAAACACCCCTGACCTGATCGCAGATGTGAGTGTCTCGCCGGACGGAAACACCGCCTTCCTTGCCAACTGGGGGGAGCCTGACTGTGCCGGACCGGAAACGGGGGGACAGACCAGCCCGGATGCCGGCGTCTACATCGTGGACATCACGGGCGTGGACCAGGGCTCGGCCGGAGCGGAACCCAAACAGGTGGGATTCATCCCCTCGCACCAGGACTCGCGCCCGGGCGAGGGCCTGCAGGTAGTCAACATCAGCACCGCAAGCTTCACCGGTGAAGTCCTTGTGGTGAACAACGAGGCGTGCGGGAAGAACGGCAAGGGCGGCGTATCCCTCTTCGACGTCACGGACCCGCTCAACCCGAAGAAGCTGTCCGAGAACTTCGGCGACCGCGCCCCGGGCAGCCGGGATTCCAACGAAATCCACAGCGTCTTCGCCTGGGACGCAGGTGACAAGGCCTACGTGGTGATGACCGACAACGAGGAGGCCACCGACGTGGACATCCTCGACATCACCAACCCGCACCGTCCCCGGCTGGTCGCGGAGTATGACCTGAATACGTTCAACGTAGACCAGCCGGAGCTGGGGCTTACCGATTCTTTCCTTCATGACATGGTGGTCAAGGAAATCAACGGCCATTTCATAATGCTGCTTTCCTACTGGGACGGCGGCTACGTGCTCCTGAATGTCGATGATCCTGCCAATGCGGTGTTCCTCGGGGACTCGGAGTTCGCAGCTGTGGACCCCCAGCTGCTTGAATCCCTGGGAGTGTCCCTCACGCCCGAGGGCAACGGGCACCAGGCGGAGTTCACGGCGGACAACCGGTTCATCATCAGCACGGATGAGGACTTCGCCCCGTACCGCACTGACGATTTCAAGATCACCAGCGGGGCCCACCAGGGCACCTACCCCTCGGTGATGGTTTCCGGCGGCCAGGCACCCGCCATCCTGGAGGACCTGACCCTGAATGGGCCCGTGGTGTACGGCGGCTATGCGTGCCCCGACTCCGCAGCTGTCCCCACCCCGGAGAGCATTCCGGGGTACGTGGAATCGCTGACTCCCGGGGAGGAAACCACCCTGGTGCTGCAACGGGGGCCGGTCGGTGACCCCAGTGCCCCGGAAGGGGCGTGTTTCCCGGGGGAGAAGGCGCACGCGGCAGCCCTTGCCGGCTGGGACGCGGTGCTCTTCGTCAACCACCACACGGGTGAGGCTGCTCCGGGTGAGCCATTCTGTGGTTCAGGCGGGTTCGAGGACGAGATCGTTGCGGTCTGCACCACCCACGCTGCATTCCACCGGCTGTTCGACCTGGCACCGCTGGATGCGCCGTGGACCTACCCCGAGAACCTTTCCATCGGCACAGTGGGAGCGGACATTGAAGTGGGGTCGGTCTTCGACGGCTGGGGCTACGTCCACCTCCTGGACGCGGCCACCCTGCAGGAGCTGGACACGTTCGCCATCCCTGAAGCGCACGATCCTGCCCACGCGCTCACTTCCGGGGACCTCAGCGTTCACGAGGTGGCCGTTGACCCGCAGGATCCTTCGCTGGCCTACCTCTCGTACTACTCCGGTGGCCTTCGGGCGGTCCAGATCCAGTGCACGGACCCTGCCGACAACACCACCTGCGAACTGGTGGAAGTCGGCGGCTACCTGGATCCGGCAGGAAACGACTTCTGGGGAGTGGAAACCTTTGTTGGCGAGGACGGCGTGACCTACGTCCTGGGCAGCGACAGGGATAGCGGCCTGTGGATCTTCACGGATCCGTAG
- a CDS encoding ester cyclase, translating to MGQAREVMDRLNKAMETKDKEALARSYATDAVAHTPDKGELRGRDAITGYLMEFWEAMPDVRYDQTGRYEAGNVAIDEGIVIGTNTGPLRMPSGETLQPTGKELRVHSCDVATVEDGEITSHHFYFDQVEFLAQLGLMRELSSH from the coding sequence ATGGGACAGGCACGTGAAGTCATGGATCGCCTGAACAAGGCCATGGAAACAAAAGACAAAGAGGCACTGGCACGCAGCTACGCCACCGACGCCGTGGCCCACACCCCCGATAAGGGAGAGCTCCGCGGGCGCGACGCCATCACCGGATACCTGATGGAATTCTGGGAAGCCATGCCCGACGTCCGGTACGACCAGACGGGACGATACGAGGCCGGCAACGTGGCCATCGATGAAGGCATCGTCATCGGAACCAACACCGGTCCATTGCGCATGCCGTCCGGCGAAACCCTTCAGCCCACTGGCAAGGAACTCAGGGTCCACAGCTGCGACGTCGCCACGGTTGAGGACGGGGAGATCACTTCCCACCACTTCTACTTCGACCAGGTGGAGTTCCTGGCACAGCTCGGACTGATGCGCGAGTTGTCATCGCACTGA
- a CDS encoding DUF1304 domain-containing protein, with protein MNAVSQVFAVLAAVIYIAVFPLESFLMHRPGAQKFLSTPPQNVPAVMMWAIPTGFRNLVIGLGVLAGVVAVNTGYVVVGYTLVIYCCANMVLTAPAMFLADMQGHYPRKGDSIPGTVGATVPALIALVALPF; from the coding sequence ATGAACGCCGTATCCCAGGTCTTCGCGGTACTCGCCGCGGTCATCTACATCGCGGTGTTCCCGCTGGAAAGCTTCCTGATGCACCGGCCGGGGGCACAAAAGTTCCTGAGCACCCCGCCGCAGAACGTTCCGGCCGTGATGATGTGGGCCATCCCCACCGGGTTCCGCAACCTGGTGATCGGCCTGGGAGTCCTCGCCGGGGTGGTGGCCGTGAACACCGGCTACGTGGTGGTGGGCTACACCCTGGTGATCTACTGCTGCGCGAACATGGTGCTGACCGCTCCGGCCATGTTCCTGGCGGACATGCAGGGCCACTACCCAAGGAAGGGCGACAGCATCCCCGGCACCGTCGGCGCCACGGTGCCGGCGCTGATAGCCCTGGTTGCGCTGCCGTTCTGA
- a CDS encoding helix-turn-helix transcriptional regulator, with product MWEERAERARREIAALAVNGMSLADLYASALAVVQRTVPFEQGCWAGVDPDSLAMTSVTNWKPWPVGERGYGEYSARFAECEYTGTEPNNFAELLRRPRPIARMSDAPHREVVRSVRINDLLKPQGLEHELRAAFRVDEACWGVGSIFRDGGQDFTDREVDFLGAVTATLAAATRIAVRAAHPPGPAAVGPVIVLAGLHGELRAATSAAAAWLAEVEDAAPGRFTMTLHSVVAQAHASRSGTARARMRDAGNSWVVLQASRLITGDDPQQMVVTVEPATTHDVATLLLAAYGVTAREREVCLEVLSGSPTAVIARHLFISPHTVHDHLKSLYEKVGVGSRGELVARLVA from the coding sequence ATGTGGGAGGAGCGCGCTGAGCGTGCCCGGCGGGAAATCGCCGCCCTGGCCGTCAACGGAATGAGCTTGGCGGACCTCTACGCGTCGGCGCTCGCTGTCGTGCAGCGCACGGTGCCGTTCGAGCAGGGCTGCTGGGCCGGCGTCGACCCCGACTCCCTGGCGATGACGTCCGTGACCAACTGGAAGCCGTGGCCGGTGGGCGAGCGGGGGTACGGGGAGTACTCGGCCCGCTTCGCCGAATGTGAATACACGGGCACGGAACCGAACAACTTCGCCGAGCTGCTGCGCCGCCCGCGGCCCATCGCCCGGATGTCCGACGCCCCGCACCGCGAGGTGGTCCGCAGCGTCCGGATCAACGACCTGCTCAAGCCCCAGGGCCTGGAACACGAACTGCGGGCCGCCTTCCGGGTGGACGAGGCGTGCTGGGGAGTCGGCAGCATTTTCAGGGATGGCGGGCAGGACTTCACGGACAGAGAGGTGGACTTCCTGGGCGCCGTGACCGCCACTCTTGCGGCGGCCACCAGGATCGCTGTCCGCGCCGCGCACCCGCCGGGGCCCGCCGCCGTCGGGCCCGTCATTGTCCTGGCCGGGCTGCACGGCGAGCTGCGCGCGGCCACCTCCGCCGCCGCGGCCTGGCTGGCCGAGGTGGAGGACGCAGCGCCCGGCCGCTTCACCATGACGCTGCACTCGGTGGTGGCGCAGGCCCACGCCTCGAGGTCCGGGACGGCCCGGGCCAGGATGCGCGACGCCGGGAACAGTTGGGTGGTGCTGCAGGCCAGCCGGCTGATCACCGGGGACGACCCCCAGCAGATGGTGGTCACCGTGGAACCCGCCACCACCCACGATGTCGCCACCCTGCTGCTCGCGGCCTACGGGGTCACGGCGCGCGAGCGCGAGGTCTGCCTGGAGGTGCTGTCCGGAAGCCCGACGGCCGTCATCGCCCGGCACCTGTTTATCTCGCCTCATACGGTGCATGACCACCTGAAGTCGCTGTACGAGAAGGTGGGCGTGGGCAGCCGCGGAGAACTGGTGGCCAGGCTTGTGGCATAG
- a CDS encoding ABC transporter ATP-binding protein, translating into MKTTQPAIETRGLAKDFGRTKALDGLNLSVAAGEVHGFLGPNGAGKSTTLRILLGLIRPTAGTVRVFGLDPWADPVAVHRDVAYVPGDVSLWPNLSGGEVIDLLTGLRGGADESLRRDLIEEFEFDPRKKARTYSRGNRQKVALIAAFARPARLYLLDEPSAGLDPVMDAVFRRQIARVTGDGATVLLSSHILSEVEQLCDRLTIIRSGVAVETGTLGELRHLQRTHFRVMGLSDDARLAAVPGAHGVRIAGGTAEFDADPAYLGAVLAAIAEPGVSGLSVAPPSLESLFLRHYSEGGSGGNSTGRGGSQSSSNSSSEVR; encoded by the coding sequence ATGAAAACAACACAACCTGCCATCGAAACCCGCGGCCTTGCGAAGGACTTTGGCAGGACAAAGGCACTGGACGGCCTCAACCTGAGCGTGGCAGCGGGCGAGGTCCACGGTTTCCTCGGCCCGAACGGCGCAGGCAAATCCACCACGCTGCGGATCCTGCTGGGGCTTATCCGTCCCACGGCGGGCACAGTCCGTGTCTTCGGGCTCGATCCATGGGCCGATCCGGTGGCGGTGCACCGGGACGTTGCCTACGTTCCGGGCGACGTGAGCCTGTGGCCGAACCTCTCGGGCGGCGAGGTCATAGACCTGCTCACCGGTCTACGGGGCGGGGCCGACGAAAGCCTGCGCCGGGACCTGATCGAGGAATTCGAGTTCGACCCGCGGAAGAAGGCCCGGACCTACTCGAGGGGCAACCGGCAGAAGGTTGCCCTGATTGCGGCCTTTGCCCGTCCGGCGCGGTTGTATCTGCTGGACGAGCCGAGCGCCGGCCTGGACCCGGTGATGGATGCCGTGTTTCGCCGCCAGATCGCGCGGGTAACAGGGGATGGTGCCACGGTTTTGCTGTCCAGCCATATCCTCAGTGAGGTGGAGCAGCTGTGTGACCGGTTGACCATCATCCGGTCCGGGGTGGCCGTGGAAACGGGTACCCTGGGTGAACTCCGGCACCTGCAGCGCACGCACTTCCGCGTCATGGGACTGTCCGACGACGCGCGGCTGGCGGCGGTGCCGGGCGCCCACGGGGTGAGGATCGCCGGCGGTACAGCGGAATTCGACGCCGATCCCGCGTACCTGGGTGCCGTGTTGGCGGCCATTGCGGAACCGGGGGTCAGCGGCCTCTCGGTGGCCCCGCCATCATTGGAGTCCCTGTTCCTCCGCCACTACAGCGAAGGCGGCAGCGGGGGAAACAGCACCGGCAGGGGCGGCAGCCAGTCCAGCAGTAACAGCAGCAGCGAGGTGCGGTGA
- a CDS encoding ABC transporter permease, translating into MRGVLRLALFQARRDRFALPVWILGISLLGLATSAAVATQFGDEPSQAAILAVAASNPAFLFLRGLPDGTGTGAVVFFSAYAFTAVLAGLMSTFLVVRHTRSDEELGRAELLGSVPAPRAASLAATLLLGAAANLVLAVFVAGGFIAAGIPGDGAMGAGAAVGAVGAFFVGLAAVAAQVLPSGRSANGAAAGLVGGAYLLRGVGDALGTPAADLLHVASAWPSLLSPIGWGQRSRPFTSPDPSALLVPLAAAVALGAVSLVIRRRRDVGASVLPQRNGRERAGVGGTSFVGLAWRLQRSTLAGWCVGAAVLGAVAGALGPLVSEAVSGVAPIRELIDRLVPGGQAGLIDVFVTALLGIAGVFAAAAGIQAVLRMRAEEAEGRAELLLATPASRTRWLGANVFIAAVSAVGVSATAGAVAAVGLGISSTAGGPAWSLVPSALAHVPAALVFLATAAAAVALAPRLSILLAWGMLAAGLVLGEFGELFGLPVWLQDASPFRHSSAMPVEPFDQAGALGLAAVAALGTAVAAFSLRRRDLTS; encoded by the coding sequence ATGCGCGGCGTGCTGCGACTGGCCCTGTTCCAGGCCAGGCGGGACAGGTTTGCGTTGCCAGTCTGGATCCTGGGCATCTCGCTGCTTGGCCTTGCCACCTCGGCTGCCGTGGCGACGCAGTTCGGCGACGAGCCATCGCAGGCGGCCATCCTCGCCGTGGCGGCATCAAATCCAGCGTTCCTGTTCCTCCGCGGCCTGCCAGACGGTACCGGCACCGGTGCGGTGGTTTTCTTCTCGGCATACGCCTTCACCGCCGTCCTGGCCGGCCTGATGAGCACATTCCTGGTGGTGCGCCACACCCGCTCCGACGAGGAGCTCGGACGGGCTGAACTCCTGGGTTCCGTCCCGGCACCGCGGGCAGCGTCCCTGGCGGCAACGCTCCTCCTGGGCGCCGCCGCGAACCTGGTGCTGGCCGTGTTCGTTGCCGGCGGATTCATTGCTGCCGGAATTCCTGGTGACGGCGCCATGGGGGCCGGGGCCGCCGTCGGAGCAGTCGGCGCCTTTTTCGTGGGCCTCGCCGCCGTTGCCGCCCAGGTGCTGCCCTCGGGCAGGAGCGCGAACGGGGCCGCGGCAGGCCTCGTGGGCGGGGCGTACCTGCTTCGGGGTGTGGGCGACGCACTGGGAACGCCGGCCGCGGACCTGCTCCATGTGGCAAGTGCCTGGCCGTCGCTCCTGTCGCCCATCGGCTGGGGCCAGCGCTCGCGGCCGTTCACGAGCCCGGATCCGTCCGCATTGTTGGTGCCGCTCGCTGCCGCGGTGGCCCTGGGAGCCGTTTCCTTGGTGATCCGGCGACGGCGGGACGTGGGCGCCAGCGTGCTGCCCCAGCGCAACGGCAGGGAGCGTGCCGGGGTGGGAGGCACATCGTTCGTGGGCCTGGCATGGCGGCTGCAGCGTTCCACGCTGGCCGGCTGGTGCGTTGGGGCGGCGGTACTGGGTGCGGTCGCAGGGGCCCTTGGCCCCCTGGTCTCCGAGGCTGTGTCCGGCGTGGCTCCCATCAGGGAGCTCATTGACCGGCTTGTCCCCGGCGGCCAGGCTGGGCTCATCGACGTGTTCGTAACTGCCCTGCTCGGCATTGCGGGAGTGTTTGCTGCGGCTGCAGGCATTCAGGCGGTGCTCAGGATGCGGGCAGAAGAGGCGGAGGGCAGGGCCGAACTACTGCTTGCCACGCCGGCATCCCGGACCCGCTGGCTCGGCGCGAACGTGTTCATCGCTGCTGTCTCCGCCGTCGGCGTCTCCGCCACGGCAGGCGCCGTTGCCGCCGTCGGCCTTGGCATCTCCAGTACGGCCGGCGGTCCGGCCTGGTCCCTGGTTCCTTCGGCCCTGGCCCACGTTCCCGCAGCGCTCGTGTTCCTGGCAACTGCCGCGGCGGCCGTCGCGCTGGCACCCCGGCTCAGCATCCTCCTGGCATGGGGAATGCTCGCGGCCGGCCTGGTGCTGGGCGAGTTCGGAGAGCTGTTTGGCTTGCCGGTGTGGCTGCAGGACGCGAGTCCGTTCCGGCACTCCTCTGCCATGCCGGTGGAGCCCTTCGACCAGGCCGGGGCGCTGGGCCTGGCCGCCGTTGCCGCGCTGGGGACAGCAGTGGCGGCGTTCTCCCTCCGACGCAGGGACCTCACCTCATGA
- a CDS encoding glycosyltransferase — MKIMLLTAGTRGDVEPFLALARAGGAKGHQIRTAIPDNSGADTTGLDTVSLRMDFAQLISDQGVSPVAAAKAFRAVIRPAVGRLLSAAVDHIVAFGPDVVVYHPKVLSAPVAAQRLGVPSVLVETIPSLTATREFPAPFITRASLGPLNRASYRLANAATLMFRREMAQAVEGLPAGSAPAPVRRATMIPVSPELLPRPADWPATVHLTGHWAGNSGLAPVDPEMSDFINGGSFVYAGFGSMKAGDPRARGLAIVEAARRNGLKALVAGGWGGIELPPALRAGDVLVRESVDHQLVLPLAAAAIHHGGAGTAHAAVRAGIPSVVVPFIADQPFWGHLLHRRDLGPEPIPYWKVTADRLTDALAQTAKYRDRAAQAGERVRQEDGTAVALDVLEALQRNR; from the coding sequence ATGAAGATCATGCTGCTCACGGCCGGGACACGCGGTGACGTGGAACCCTTCCTTGCCCTCGCCCGTGCCGGCGGTGCGAAGGGACACCAGATCCGGACCGCCATCCCGGACAACTCCGGCGCTGACACCACAGGCCTGGACACAGTCAGCCTGAGGATGGACTTCGCCCAGCTCATCAGTGACCAAGGCGTTTCGCCTGTGGCCGCGGCCAAAGCCTTCCGCGCCGTGATCCGACCGGCAGTCGGCCGGCTTCTGTCCGCTGCCGTGGACCACATCGTTGCCTTCGGCCCTGACGTGGTGGTCTACCACCCGAAGGTCCTCAGTGCACCGGTGGCGGCGCAAAGGCTGGGCGTGCCGTCGGTGCTGGTGGAAACCATTCCCTCGCTGACCGCCACACGTGAGTTCCCTGCCCCGTTCATCACAAGGGCGAGCCTGGGCCCGCTGAACCGGGCCAGCTACCGCCTGGCGAACGCGGCGACGCTGATGTTCAGGCGCGAGATGGCCCAAGCGGTGGAAGGCCTTCCGGCCGGTTCCGCGCCGGCGCCGGTCCGCCGCGCCACCATGATCCCGGTCAGCCCCGAACTGCTGCCCCGGCCTGCAGACTGGCCAGCCACGGTCCACCTCACCGGCCACTGGGCCGGTAATTCCGGACTGGCTCCAGTTGATCCGGAAATGTCGGATTTCATCAACGGCGGCAGCTTTGTTTATGCGGGGTTTGGCTCCATGAAAGCGGGCGACCCGAGGGCACGCGGCCTGGCAATCGTCGAAGCCGCCCGCAGGAACGGCCTGAAGGCACTGGTGGCCGGAGGCTGGGGAGGCATCGAGCTTCCGCCCGCGCTCCGGGCCGGCGATGTCCTGGTCCGGGAGTCGGTAGACCACCAGCTGGTGCTGCCACTGGCCGCTGCAGCGATCCACCATGGCGGGGCGGGTACAGCGCACGCCGCGGTGCGGGCGGGCATTCCCTCCGTGGTGGTGCCGTTCATCGCGGACCAACCATTCTGGGGACACCTCCTGCACCGCCGGGACCTCGGCCCCGAACCGATCCCGTACTGGAAAGTCACTGCCGACCGCCTGACTGATGCCTTGGCCCAGACGGCAAAATACCGGGACCGGGCGGCGCAGGCAGGGGAGCGCGTCCGGCAGGAGGACGGAACCGCCGTAGCGCTAGATGTCCTGGAAGCCTTGCAGCGTAACAGGTGA
- a CDS encoding hemolysin family protein, with the protein MDVDTLLNFLLVLFFVLLGGVFAGTEMALVSLRESQVRRMEKSGKRGARIAALAGNPNRFLSTVQIGVTLSGFFSAAYGASTIAPDVEPLLEGIGFGAAAQPASFIGMTLLVAYLSLVLGELVPKRLAMQSAVGFTKVLAPPLGVLSQIMRPAVWLLSVSTDAVVRLFGGDPHARQESVSSEELWDMVAESEELEEHSRSILSDVFGAGDRSLQEVMRPRTEVTFIDGNLTIAAVRSMVRDGPFSRYPVIDKTPDDVLGFIHVRDLMPREGTYDDGLVRDIAREILPLPGTNKVLPSLSRMRRLGQHIALVVDEYGGTDGIVTLEDLVEELVGEIYDEYDTGTEPEDRVTRSNGALDVDGGLILQEFGSAAGIELPEGHYETVAGFVIDRLGRLPRVGDQVEVAGHVLTVTAMDRLRIARIRVTPAKG; encoded by the coding sequence ATGGACGTGGATACCCTGCTCAATTTCCTGCTGGTCCTCTTCTTTGTGCTGCTGGGCGGGGTGTTCGCGGGGACGGAAATGGCGCTGGTGTCCCTCCGCGAAAGCCAGGTGCGCCGGATGGAAAAGTCGGGAAAGCGTGGTGCCCGGATCGCTGCCCTGGCCGGCAACCCCAACCGCTTCCTGTCCACAGTCCAGATCGGCGTCACCCTGTCCGGCTTCTTCTCTGCCGCCTACGGCGCCTCCACCATCGCGCCCGACGTCGAGCCCCTCCTCGAAGGCATCGGCTTCGGCGCCGCGGCCCAGCCCGCCTCCTTCATCGGCATGACGCTGCTGGTGGCCTACCTGTCCCTGGTGCTCGGCGAGCTGGTGCCCAAACGCCTGGCCATGCAGAGCGCCGTCGGCTTCACCAAGGTCCTGGCCCCGCCGCTGGGCGTCCTCTCCCAGATCATGCGGCCCGCCGTCTGGCTCCTGTCCGTCTCCACGGACGCCGTGGTGCGGCTCTTCGGCGGCGACCCGCACGCCAGGCAGGAGAGCGTCAGCTCCGAGGAACTGTGGGACATGGTGGCCGAGAGCGAGGAGCTGGAGGAACACAGCCGGAGCATCCTCAGCGACGTCTTCGGCGCCGGGGACCGGTCGCTGCAGGAAGTCATGCGGCCGCGCACGGAGGTGACCTTCATCGACGGCAACCTGACCATCGCGGCCGTCCGCAGCATGGTCAGGGACGGCCCGTTTTCACGGTATCCGGTCATCGACAAGACGCCCGACGACGTCCTGGGCTTCATCCACGTCCGTGACCTTATGCCCCGCGAGGGGACGTACGACGACGGGCTGGTGCGGGACATCGCGCGGGAGATCCTTCCGCTGCCCGGCACCAACAAAGTGCTCCCCTCGCTGTCCCGGATGCGCAGGCTGGGCCAGCACATTGCGCTGGTGGTGGACGAATACGGCGGCACGGACGGCATCGTCACCCTGGAGGACCTGGTGGAGGAGCTGGTGGGCGAGATCTACGACGAGTACGACACCGGAACCGAACCCGAGGACCGCGTCACCAGGAGCAACGGGGCGCTGGATGTGGACGGCGGGCTGATCCTGCAGGAGTTCGGATCGGCCGCCGGCATTGAACTGCCGGAAGGGCACTATGAGACGGTGGCGGGGTTCGTCATCGACCGGCTGGGCCGCCTCCCCCGCGTGGGCGACCAGGTGGAGGTGGCCGGCCACGTGCTGACCGTGACGGCCATGGACCGGCTCCGCATTGCCCGCATCCGCGTCACCCCCGCGAAAGGGTAG
- a CDS encoding cupin domain-containing protein gives MQKISIDALARQQLAAAVAAPSGRAADTAFGGHEKKLRQTVMAFRAGTQLSEHQNPGEATVYVIKGSVWLKSGGEAWQGKAGDLLIVPDGLHSLEADEDSAVLFTVVKTDR, from the coding sequence ATGCAGAAGATATCGATCGATGCCCTGGCCCGTCAGCAGCTCGCAGCGGCCGTGGCTGCCCCCAGCGGGCGGGCGGCGGACACGGCGTTCGGCGGCCACGAGAAGAAACTCCGCCAGACCGTCATGGCCTTCCGCGCCGGCACCCAGCTCAGCGAACACCAGAACCCCGGCGAGGCCACCGTTTACGTCATCAAGGGCTCGGTGTGGCTCAAGTCCGGCGGGGAGGCCTGGCAGGGCAAAGCCGGAGACCTGCTCATTGTTCCGGACGGGCTGCACAGCCTGGAAGCGGACGAGGACTCGGCCGTGCTGTTCACGGTGGTCAAGACCGACCGGTAG
- a CDS encoding class I SAM-dependent methyltransferase, whose amino-acid sequence MIVPDISQNAVAVADHYDELDPIYRRVWGEHVHHGLWETGRETAAEAVEALVHTVGERLRLRPGESCVDIGCGYGSTARQLAGTHRVRVTGFTISAGQARYAAEHPEPDVDIQLRDWLSNGLADSSANAAWAIESSEHMVDKPRFFAEAQRVLSPGGRFVICAWLAETGASGWKVRHLLEPICREGRLPSMGTREEYEAMARAAGFTVTGYEDASRSVARTWTICAFRLVKALLVDPEARRLALGARNRSSFLGIPRLILAYRTGAMRYGIITLSKPEEP is encoded by the coding sequence GTGATCGTCCCCGATATTTCCCAGAACGCCGTGGCGGTCGCGGACCACTACGACGAGCTCGATCCGATCTATCGCCGGGTGTGGGGCGAGCATGTCCATCACGGCCTGTGGGAAACGGGTCGCGAGACGGCGGCCGAAGCCGTTGAGGCCCTCGTCCATACGGTCGGAGAACGGCTGCGCCTTAGGCCCGGCGAGTCGTGCGTCGACATTGGCTGCGGCTATGGCTCCACCGCACGGCAGCTCGCGGGGACGCACAGGGTCCGCGTTACCGGCTTCACGATTTCCGCTGGGCAGGCCCGCTACGCTGCCGAGCACCCCGAACCCGACGTGGACATCCAACTCCGCGACTGGCTCTCCAACGGGCTCGCCGATTCCTCAGCCAATGCCGCATGGGCCATCGAGTCGAGTGAGCACATGGTGGACAAGCCCAGGTTCTTCGCCGAGGCGCAGCGCGTGTTGTCGCCCGGCGGACGCTTCGTCATCTGTGCCTGGCTCGCCGAGACCGGTGCCAGCGGTTGGAAGGTTCGCCACCTGCTCGAGCCGATCTGCCGCGAAGGGCGCCTGCCCTCGATGGGCACGCGCGAGGAGTATGAGGCGATGGCAAGGGCTGCGGGCTTTACGGTCACAGGGTATGAGGATGCCAGCCGCAGCGTCGCACGCACATGGACGATCTGCGCCTTTCGACTTGTGAAGGCCTTGCTCGTCGATCCCGAGGCCCGCCGCCTCGCCTTAGGCGCACGTAATCGCAGTTCGTTTCTGGGCATCCCCCGCCTGATCCTGGCCTACCGCACCGGTGCAATGCGCTACGGAATCATCACTTTGTCGAAGCCGGAGGAGCCATGA